From Triticum aestivum cultivar Chinese Spring chromosome 7B, IWGSC CS RefSeq v2.1, whole genome shotgun sequence:
atgcaagatCAGCCTGATGAAAGGCAAACATGACTCAGATACATGAACATACCAACCGCAACAACAACCAACATAGCATGAGTTATACTTCTACTCTGGTACTGAAATTAGCCCTAATCTCAACCATGATAACATACTGGTAGAGAACCTTACAGTCTCGTATATGATGGATCCATACACACCGGACATGCAACACTACTATTAGGGTTCAAACACAAGTACACAATATCATCGCTTGTTTATTAAAACACGAGATGAACTGCCTACTAACGGTTCGATCAGCCAGCACGTCCTCAAAACGCTACTACGGACATGGCTGAAGATGGCAGCCAATAACACCAACGCATTACAGTCATAGTAGTAACCATTTCGTTTTGCAACCAGACATGCTCATGCACCATCATCATCTTCGACAGTGTTGACGCGCTCGCACTCATCGATCCATTCGCTGTATCTGCAGGAAAGATAATACGATCTTCAGTTCCTGGTCTCCTTGACGTATTTGAACCAACTCACTAGTCAAGAGTTATTTGTTGGATTTGACTTACATATCAATAGGCTCAGTCAGCGCTGCACCAAAGAAAACAGAGAATTAGTACAATAGCAAAAACATGCAGCTCAGCAAGGGTACAAAAACTCTACTGAACATGTTTCCTTTACATGACATAGTTATACACAAACTTGAAAACATGTGGCACAACAAAGGTTAACCCTCTACAACACTGTTTTCATTTAAGCAATATTAGTATGCAGGTTCAGTTCTAAACTTATGATGATGCAGGTTTGTTTCAGGCAATTCAGTTAACTCAGACTTGGAACATGAAAAAAAAGGGAGCCACATGGCCTATCTTACAAGCATGGTTGTGTGATTTAATGGCAACCAAGTACGCATATAACCGTACATCATTACTACTTCGGCTCTGCTCCATCATGACCTAGTTGATTAGAATGACTAAAGTATATGAGATAGGCATGGCTGTAGGAAAGTTTTAGATATAAGCTATACCATGTTTCTAGAGCTGCAAGCATTAGGTTGAGAAGAAACAAAAACAATGAGATGTCTGGTGCGGGGTTTCCTAGCTGAGAATCAATCAGTATGGGCATCTACTTTAGGAGTACAATTTGCAGTTATGTATAATTTGGACATACCATTTACGGTGGTGCTGAAGCTTTCCTGGCAGATTCGACAGTTAGCCTCACCAATCAGATTCTTCATATCactgaagaaaggaaaagggggaaaccccAGTCACAATGTTGAATGGACAGCCATCCAGTATCAAGCAATTAGCAGGAAAACATGTGAAGACAGTACTAACATTCGGCATTCAACACTGCTCCCATGATTGCAGAACGGGCAGGAAAAGACCGTGTCGAGCTTGTCCATCCGCTTCTTAGGGGGTGGCTTAGCAGCTGACTTTCTCTTCCCCATGGTTCAACGCCTTTTTCTTCCTTCAAAATCTACCAACTGCAGCAGTAATGATCTATCAAATGATGATAAGGCATATAACACATTAATGGAATTGCTAGTCACGAAGAACATGCCACAAGAAAGCATTAGTACACAAGGAAATCCAATGTGATCTGCGTGCTGCAGAAATGCAGAGTACTAACTACCATAAAAGCACTTAAGGGATTTTAGCCAATACGAAGCTATCTGTCACAACATTTCTTCTAAAAGCAACCAAAACTTGTAATCACACAAGATACCAAACTAATCATCTACAAAACAGAATCATCTACCAATCAACTTATTTTCTTCCTTCAGAATCTACCAAGGGTAGTGGTTATAATTTAGCAAATGATGGTAGGACAGTTATCACATGAAGAACATGCCACAAAGAAAGCATTAGTTAATATCTTCCAAAAAATACAAGTACAATAGTTATACGCAAGGGGATCCAATGCAATCTGCCGAATGCAGAGTCCTGATCATCATAAAAGCTCCGAAGGGATTTTATCCAGTACCAAGCTATCTGGCACACAATTTTCTTCTGGCAACCAAAACTTGTAACCACACACACAAGATAGCAAACCATTCATCTACGAATCGGAATCCAGGAACGCAATACCAATGCCTGATCCTGCCGCCATGAACAACGCATCCACTGCCAAATTATCAACAAATCGACCAAGACGCGCTTAAACAAGAGATTATTTGGCACAAGCAGGGTCCCCAATCCAACGCAATCTATCTCTCCCCGTTGAGAATTTGACGAGAACGAGAAATTTGGGAGTAACCCTAGCCAGCCATCCGTACCGCACGGGCCAACCCCAACCGACGACAAATCACGAAGACACCGCCCCGGAACCCGACCGCGACGGATCGGGCGCCCCTCCGAGAACGAACACGAATCGCACCCCCGACACGAGCCAGGGAGAACCGCGAGAGAGAAAATCCATGGCGGGGGCGTCGGAACCTCGGGGCAACCGGCGAGGCGCGCGAGTGGGGGCCGAGAATGCACGCGGATTCGAAGAGTATTGGGTGGGATTCGTGGTGCTCACCTCGGGGCGTGCGTCGCGTCGGACGAGGAGGCTTCGGGAAACGCCGGGAGAAGAATGGAGAGGAGCCCCCGTTTTATGACGCGACACGCGGCGTCGGCCAGAATCGCCCTAAACCCTAAGGAAAAGACAACTTGAAAAGAAAAACCCTAAGAgaaaaaaaaaattatataaattttaacattttcaaatgcttcatTAACATTTGTCAAATACAACATTAACATTTTTGTTATGCATGGTCAACATTTCTTCTATACATATTTGACATTTCTCAAATGCTTGATGAACATTTCTTCTATACATATTTGACATTTCTCAAATGCTTAATTAAACTTTTTTAATACAATACAAGATTAAAAAATTCAATACATAgtcaacattttctctatacatatttaacctttttcaaatgtttgattaaatattttaaaatatatGTTAATaaattgaatacatggtcaacattttttgtatatacatttaatatttttcctatacttgttcaaaaaattcaaatgcttgattttttttcaatatactccctccgtcccataatactcTCTCCTCCTCCACCAAATCCCTCCCCAGCATATGTTTCTCCTTCAACTCCTTAAAAAATTGAATAGTAAAAAGAATCTCCTCCAATTTTTTGCGGTTAAAACCTGCTATTTTAGGTGCATTGTTTTTGCTTGGTGACCCTAATTTATATTTTCCCTAACTTTTTTGAGGATTGTCTGGGTTATAATTGGTTGAGAGAGAATAGATACTGTGTGCGCAAAGAAAAAAAATGACCAACAATGTTTAAAGGTCGAGATTCATGGGTTGAACGTCCATAAGGTATGGCGGAACACTTGGAGCATCATTCTCGGCTACATGATACATGCCTGGGTTTCTATAGGTCATCACTCCCAACAACCTAGGAAGGTGGTTATGTGCTTCTTCCCATCCAGCGTACACCATTCTAAGGGCGACTTGCTTGTCTTCTATGCCTtttcatacttcacttatatccaaAGAGAGTTGGCACCAAACCAATCATCAACTTCACCTAATGGTCGAGTTTAGGACTACATGTGTCGTCAATTTATATCCGATGAAGTCAGAGGCCAGCTGATAATGCGTCTTGAGTGCATTAGTTGTTGGCGGTTTGCACTGGTGAATGGCATGACAACTTGATATCTTCCACCATCCATTTGTCATGATTCTTGCATGGACTTTCCATGAGTATCCTCGCCTCTAACATTTAACGGTGTATGTCTATGGTTCTTAACATCATTCCCACGCAACCACATCTTGTATTCTAGCGTGTCCTCAAACCGCAAGCCTTTCTTTAGATAGGATTTTCCGGTCTCCTCggatttttttcttttcgaaaaggagggactccccggcctctgcatcagaatgatgcatacgaccATCTTTATAGAaagcaaataggttcaacaatGTCTTACAGTTTGAAATTAAAGTAACAgcaagctcacaaagagccacaacGCCAAAAACAAAAAAGCCAAGAAAGCCACAACCGGCTAGTAAaacaaagataggaaaactaattgcctatcatattacatgaccgccatccaaaccggttgaagatatcccgtgctaccatctcccaccggatagatccaataaccaaacgctccctggcctctgtcggagtgagtaacgaccacatacggatcagcacAGTGGCTCGgaatataacctgcaaaaaatgaatatttgttgttctgttaaaagccaaatcatttatgcaattccaaattgcccacaacaaagcacatactcctacgcgaatgtgtctagctgtttcggactctatcccaacaagccacgttccaaataacgtactgacagaattcggtggagtaatgttaaaggcaatgtgCACCGTCTGCCACAAAACTTTGGCCAGCGGGCAATCAAAGAACAGGTGTTTGatggtttcatcccgatcacaaaaactacacctagtagatcttGTCCAGTTGCGTCTTACCAAGTTATCCTTTGTTAAATTTACTTGTTGGGCACGGCTTCGGCTCAATTGCCTTACGCGTGCCAACaccatctgtcggcgttctgggaatgggggtacccagacttgcctgcctgcggtgtggctccaggagtggcccagtacggcccatcttcattaacacatgctcaagaccctcgcgaggggccaagcctcgtgggacggacgacaggaggcttcctcgggcacggcctcgtcaggctggctcgcgaggaggcggagagatcaaggcggggcacctcgcgaggtgcccatgacgcaagccatgacgaccaaggccaggcgggcgccggcctgcgcaggcgccggcctgcgcagagtccttgtttcccctttggtgcaaagggtgcAAGCGcgggcaagagtatcaagcaaaggcaaccatttcggtgcaacaagaccaagaccagtaggacggcaggatggaggtcatcatggagcccaagccggcgtcatcgtcagggtcttttgcaggcgaggaccgactttagtcaggataagtgtactagatgttccctttcaaaatggccaattgttggcgcccttcccgctcaatatttgggaagaggcccagggcctccgcctataaataggactagccacccgcatGGTAGGGGGACCCCGAATCCGCACCTGAAGTCGGAGGAGACTAGAGGAATTTgatacacacacagagagagaggcgactgaactcccatagcagttcatcgcaccagccaagaacagaccctcgcgaggctgttcttcccttgtactattcatcatcggccccagaggcaatccatcacaccacacactggagtagggtattacaccacaatggtggcctgaaccagtataaatctcgtgtcctctgtgttgttcttcatgtagtttagatccttgcgaggcgacgagacatgggtaggcagggggctgatctccgcgtgcaccccagagttcgaaccttgagggtctgccggaacccgaaatccgacatttggcgcgccaggtagggatgcgccggaatccgccttccgtcgcctcgtgtttcgccgcccgtcgcatccatgtcagatgctcgtcgagcccgcgccgagcgccgggccgctctcgccactcgcgtcgcccagacggtgtaagaacatgcggtgcccccatgtttggttttggcaattgatgacaatatctatggactaatggttgccttgagttatatttgaagggtttgtccataggcttttcttggagtccatttgttggtttcaaggagagtttgtgatgaccaagttgctattaaggaattatccaaagattgatcttatgagtgttgagcttattgcaagcatgtcttgaagaagaagattgtgtgatcattcatgtttaccttcaagacatcatccaaatgaagagagttggaaagattcaaggttgatcaagactaagtcaaaaaatgaatcaagttgatcaacacacaaagcatagaagatgtaccgagagggatcaagcgatcccatggtatggtaagcatgatCAATTACGCTTTgtatactaacccatggtcttcgtgagagttctttgtggggttaggttgcggtgtgcaagctcaagttgaatcatcatgaagagatcatatgcttgaagcttgccgtccattgtggcgacaatggacttgtgaagatgtgtagaagagtggctcacccatagtggagtatgggggagcaatcaactagtcttcttcgagccaatgcaatcaagaaaggtggtccaacttgagggagtcaagatcgtcatcatctagctcaagtggaccatgtgcaaggcaaaggtttgcccttgattggttccaacttgagggagtcaagatcgtcatcatctagctcaagtggaccatgtgcaaggcaaaggtttgcccttgataggttttctattttactggtctcatggtagttgtgggagaccgggttataggatcatttgccgtactatcaaggggggctctcgatgagttgcttgatcgtatcgttcgtagagagctcaaaccattgcatccttgcatcatctttattggttcttgtttggttcttctccttgtgagatttggagcttttgatcatgttcatgacaagctcgagttcatcgaaaatggagttcacatgcatcttctatgatgttttcgatgttggagggtatgccggttcttctcggttggaggtttcactcctttgtttgctaagcatacctcccctgcc
This genomic window contains:
- the LOC123159035 gene encoding transcription elongation factor 1 homolog; amino-acid sequence: MGKRKSAAKPPPKKRMDKLDTVFSCPFCNHGSSVECRIDMKNLIGEANCRICQESFSTTVNALTEPIDIYSEWIDECERVNTVEDDDGA